One Malus domestica chromosome 11, GDT2T_hap1 genomic region harbors:
- the LOC103448538 gene encoding kinesin-like protein KIN-14N, whose product MVGTAQNWRVRHAFSVVNGGQDMGPSSAPASNAGSESGGIEFTREDVDALLNERPKRKDRFSLKEKCETLSEYVKRLKLCIKWFQELEESYLLEHEKLENDVQVSKLQRDEMGILLENKEEELNSIIVELRKNYASLQEKFTKEELDKMAAMESLSREREARREIERSQNSLSDEHARVQRELSSATQKITSLNDMYKRLQEYIASLQQYNSKLHNDLSTVEEDFKRVEKEKVSMVENLSMLRGQLSVSRQTQDDAIKQRDALVNEVASLRMELQQVRGDRDRHKLQVQTLTAEYTTYKESTEKSSFELDDLRSKYTVLEVRCLSQSDQIRTLKDQLMIAEEKVQMSDLSTMETRTEYEGQKKLISELQTRLADAEFKLIEGEMLRKKLHNTILELKGNIRVFCRVRPLLADEDLSTEGKVISYPTSMDALGRGIDLVQPGQKHSFTFDKVFMPEISQEDVFEDISQLVQSALDGYKVCIFAYGQTGSGKTYTMMGQPGDPDQKGLIPRSLEQIFKTRQSLQPQGWKYEMQVSMLEIYNETIRDLLAPNRSSSDMLRENGIGGKQYTIKHDANGNTHVSDLTIVDVRTAKEVSYLLERAAHSRSVGKTQMNEQSSRSHFVFTLRISGVNESTEQQVQGVLNLIDLAGSERLSKSGSTGDRLKETQAINKSLSCLSDVIFALAKKEDHVPFRNSKLTYLLQPCLGGDSKTLMFVNISPDPSSAGESLCSLRFASRVNACDIGVPRRQTNMRPPDSRISYG is encoded by the exons ATGGTGGGCACTGCGCAAAATTGGAGGGTCCGGCACGCGTTCTCGGTGGTGAACGGGGGCCAAGACATGGGTCCGAGCAGCGCTCCGGCGAGTAATGCCGGTTCTGAGAGCGGTGGTATTGAGTTTACCAGAGAGGATGTTGACGCATTATTGAATGAGAGACCCAAAAGGAAGGACAGATTCAGTCTCAAG GAAAAATGTGAGACACTGAGTGAGTATGTTAAAAGGCTGAAACTTTGCATAAAGTGGTTCCAAGAGCTTGAGGAAAGCTACTTATTAGAGCACGAGAAGTTAGAGAATGATGTACAAGTGTCAAAGCTGCAACGCGATGAAATGG GGATCTTACTGGAAAACAAGGAAGAAGAATTGAATTCAATTATTGTGGAGCTCAGGAAAAACTATGCTTCTTTACAAGAGAAATTTACGAAAGAAGAGTTGGATAAGATG GCTGCAATGGAATCTCTCTCTAGGGAAAGAGAGGCTAGACGTGAAATTGAGCGATCACAAAATTCCCTCTCAGATGAGCACGCGAGAGTTCAAAGAGAGCTTTCAAGTGCTACTCAGAAG ATAACTTCACTGAATGATATGTACAAACGATTGCAAGAATACATTGCAAGCTTGCAGCAGTACAACAGTAAACTGCACAACGACCTCTCTACAGTTGAGGAAGACTTTAAGCGCGTAGAGAAGGAAAAAGTTAGTATGGTGGAGAACCTGAGCATGTTAAGGGGTCAGCTTTCAGTGTCCAGA CAAACTCAAGATGATGCTATAAAGCAGAGGGATGCTTTGGTAAATGAAGTTGCATCCCTTAGGATGGAGTTGCAACAAGTGAGAGGTGATCGGGATCGACATAAACTCCAAGTGCAGACCCTAACAGCTGAATATACAACGTACAAAGAATCCACCGAGAAATCTAGTTTTGAGCTTGATGACCTCAGATCAAAATACACCGTACTGGAG GTAAGATGTCTGTCTCAGAGTGACCAGATAAGGACATTGAAGGACCAACTAATGATTGCAGAGGAGAAAGTACAG ATGTCCGACTTATCTACAATGGAAACAAGAACTGAATATGAAGGGCAAAAGAAACTTATTAGTGAGTTACAGACTCGCCTGGCAGATGCAGAATTCAAACTTATTGAAGGAGAAATGTTGCGTAAAAAGTTGCACAACACTATCTTG GAACTAAAAGGGAACATCCGTGTATTCTGTCGAGTGCGACCTTTGTTGGCGGATGAAGACTTAAGCACTGAAGGGAAGGTCATCTCTTATCCAACATCAATGGATGCTCTTGGACGGGGCATTGATTTAGTGCAACCTG GGCAAAAACATTCTTTCACATTTGACAAAGTTTTTATGCCTGAAATATCACAAGAAGATGTGTTTGAAGACATTTCACAGCTTGTACAAAGTGCTCTTGATGGTTATAAG GTTTGCATTTTTGCCTATGGTCAGACAGGATCAGGGAAAACCTATACAATGATGGGGCAGCCAGGAGATCCAGACCAAAAAGGATTGATTCCTCGTTCATTAGaacaaatttttaaaaccaGACAATCTCTTCAACCACAAGGTTGGAAATATGAGATGCAG GTGTCGATGTTGGAAATATATAATGAAACTATTCGTGATCTGTTAGCACCCAATCGATCATCTTCAGATATGTTGCGAGAAAATGGTATTGGTGGAAAGCAATATACAATCAAACATGATGCAAATGGGAACACTCATGTCTCTGATCTTACCATTGTGGATGTGCGCACTGCTAAAGAGGTCTCATATCTCTTAGAACGGGCTGCACATAGCAG GTCTGTAGGCAAAACTCAAATGAACGAGCAATCTTCAAGAAGCCATTTTGTTTTCACACTACGAATATCTGGCGTTAATGAG AGCACTGAACAACAAGTACAAGGTGTCCTGAATCTTATTGATCTTGCTGGGAGTGAACGACTTTCCAAGAGTGGGTCAACGGGGGACCGACTGAAAGAAACTCAG GCCATCAACAAAAGTCTCTCATGTTTAAGCGACGTAATATTTGCCTTGGCAAAGAAGGAGGACCACGT
- the LOC103448540 gene encoding 21.7 kDa class VI heat shock protein — translation MTTTTTSRKQLEVVRDDQTPQKWCVLLREDVFRRFMAQGSTNPTVQKVFGGASFFSPLLFGKFFDPSDAFPLWEFESDILLSGLRSSGQTCTDWFQTDQDYVLKVELPEEGKNNVQVSAENGKVVEISGQWKQQQRGESNSLKSTKDWRSGNWWEHGYVRRLELPQDADSRRIEASLANDLLLELKVHKINKPLDSNANAKDKDPM, via the exons AtgactactactactactagtaGGAAGCAGCTTGAAGTCGTAAGAGACGATCAAACTCCGCAGAAATGGTGTGTTTTATTGAGGGAAGATGTGTTCAGAAGATTCATGGCTCAAGGCAGCACAAATCCAACAGTGCAGAAGGTCTTTGGTGGTGCATCTTTTTTCAGTCCTTTGCTGTTTGGGAAATTTTTTGATCCTTCTGATGCCTTCCCACTGTGGGAGTTTGAGTCGGATATCTTGCTGTCTGGTCTCAGAAGCTCTGGCCAAACCTGTACTGATTGGTTTCAAACAGATCAAGACTATGTCCTAAAAGTAGAACTACCAG AGGAAGGGAAAAATAATGTTCAAGTGTCTGCTGAAAATGGAAAAGTGGTGGAAATAAGTGGGCAGTGGAAGCAGCAGCAAAGAGGAGAGTCCAACTCCTTGAAGAGCACGAAGGATTGGAGAAGTGGGAATTGGTGGGAACATGGTTATGTTCGGAGGCTTGAGCTCCCACAAGATGCTGATTCCAGAAGGATAGAGGCTTCTCTCGCTAATGACCTACTTTTGGAACTCAAAGTTCACAAGATCAACAAACCCTTGGATTCTAATGCCAATGCAAAAGATAAAGATCCAATGTGA